The genomic DNA CAGGTGTATAGACGGTTGTAATCGCTTCGTGAAAATCGTTGAGAGCCGCGTACATGCGGTAGTAATCGGTTTGAGTGATGGGATCGAATTTGTGAGTGTGACACTGGGCGCATTGGGTGGTCAGTCCGAGAATCGCTTTGCCGATGGCATCCATACGATCGAACATTCCTTCGACACGAAACTGCTCAGGATCGGCTCCGCCTTCTTCATTAACCATTGAATTTCGGAGAAAACCAGTCGCAACAATTTCATCCTGACCAGCCTGTGGCAGCAGGTCTCCTGCAATTTGTTCGATGATAAATTCATTGTAAGGCTTATTCTCATTGAGAGAATTAATGACCCAGTCTCGATAGAACCAGACTTCGCGTTGCTTGTCTTTTTCATAACCATCCGAGTCAGCATAGCGAGCGGCATCGAGCCACCAGCGTCCCCAGTGTTCGCCGTAGTGAGGGGAATTTAAAAGGCGTTCAATCAATTTCACTTGTGCATTTCCATCCGTATTATTGAGGAAATCGGAAATCTCATCTGGTGAAGGGGGGAGGCCGATTAAATCGAGCGAGAGCCGTCGCAGGAGCGTCTCTCTATCCGCGGGAGGACTGAAATCCAGTTGATTCTGTTCCAGTTTCGCAGCGACGAAGCGATCAATCGGATTTTTCAATTCCGTCTGAACTGAAGATGCGGGCAACTCTGGACGCTTCGGCGGAACGAAAGACCAGTGTTCGGCATAGGGAGCATCTTGCTCAATCCATTTTCGGAAACTGGCAATGTCCGCTTCACTGAGCGATTTTCCACTGGAAGGGGGAGGCATTTTGAGATCAGACTCGGTCGATGTGATTCGATCAAGAATGAGGCTTTGCGAGGGTTCGCCCGGAACTATGGCTCCGTAATCGATGGCTGCACTGCGTTGATCCAGCCGAAGATCAGCTTCGCGGGTTTCTTCATCGGGACCGTGACAGAAATAACATTTATCAGAAAGCAGCGGACGGATATCGCGATTGAAGTCGATATCCTCAGCATGAACCGACGAAGTCAGCGATGTCAAAATCCCGAAAGCCAGTAGCAGGCGAAAACTCATGTACGATCCCATGAATATTGAAAAGCGGATTGAGGCTGTTTGTGCATTGTAATTTACAATATGCATTGCCCTTGATCTATGCAATCCCCCTGGCGGAGAGCAAATGGCATCACTGTTCGCTCCTGTTGGTTTTGTGCACGCTAACGACTAAAGTGAGTAATATCCGAAACACTTTTGATATCCTGGCTTTACTTCACTCAGATTGAACAACACAAAGATGACGAACATTGTCGCACACCATACCCCTGAGCAGGATCGTCGTAACAAAATCATCCTGACAATTTGCCTGATTATTGCAGTGACACTCAGCATTGCTGTGGTGGTGGGACGCTGGAATAATGGCGTAGATGCTCAGAATCATGCCGTGAGAGTGATGTTTTCTGTGGTGAACGACTATATGAATGCCAACGAAGGAGCCTGGCCGAAATCCTGGCAGGATCTGGAATCGTTTCCCTCTGAAGGGAACTGGTACGATCCTATTGATTTTGAACTGACGAAAAAGCATGTCGTGATCGATTTCGAGCCGAATCTTGCTCAGGTGGCTGAACAATCACCTCCTGAATTTCAGGCGATTCGTCCGGTGAATCCGGTCTTTGATTTCGGCAAAGATCCACGTCTTGTGCAGCTACTGATGACGGTCAAACGGTTTCAAGGTGACAAGGCAGAATAAGTTTGAACCGCAGATGGTCGCGAATGAACGCAGATATTTTGCATCTGCGCTCATCCGCGGTTCATAAATTCCTTTTTCTGATCATTTACTATTCTTTAATTTCATCAGAATTCGAAATTAATTTCGAGAGAGCTGAGTAAGTCGCTTCTGCATCTTCTTCCAACTCAGTGACATTCAATGGTTTTTTCTCGAACGGATCTTTTTCACAATTGAAAAATCGGCCATCTTTATAGAGTTTCCAGGTATGGTCTTTGTAAAAATACTTATTTCCACGACCTTCAGCTGAGACCCACTGGCGTGGACTTGCGATGCCAGACGTAATTCGCTTTGCAAAACTCTGTCCATCGAGAGTTAAGTCTTCTGGCAAGTCCGCGGAAGCGATTTCAGCGAATGTCGGTAAGAAGTCACTGAAGTCGATGAGGTCATCGCAGACTTGATCTCCCTCAATATGGCCAGTCCAGTTGGCGATCAGAGGAACGCGGGTGCCCCAGTCGGTCAAATCGCCTTTGCCGCCTGGAATCATCGCTCCGTGAAATTCCGACACCACATTTTCGTAAGTGAATTTTCCGTTTTCATCGTAGGTCAGTTTTGATTTTTTCGGTGTACCGTTGTCGGTCGTGAACAAGATGAGGGTATTTTCTCGCAGTTTCATACGATCGAGAGCGGCGATCAATTTGCCGATTTCTTCGTCCATTTGATCAGCCATCTCTGCAAAATTGTCGTAGCGACCGCGAGGACCGTAAGGGACAGGCTCTTTCAAATCATCGGTGACGTCATGACACAGGGCCATCGAGTAATAGGCAAAGAAGGGGCCTTGCTGATTCTTTTCGATAAAATCAATCAGGAAGTCGACATAGAGATCGGGACCATATTTCTCCTCAGTCCCTTCGAGGAGTTCGCCGTTCTGATAGATGAACGGATCGTGATATCGGGCACCTTCATGCCAGCCGAAGAGGGAGGATTGCTCAAAGCCGAGCCGAGCGGCATGATCGCGTTTTTTATTCATCATGCAGAGTTGCCATTTACCCGCGATGGCCGTTTTATAACCGGCTCGTTTCAGGATCTGTGCAAAAGTTTTCGATTCCAGGTTATCCGGATAGCTGCCCCAGGCGGGGTAGCCATTGTTTCTCGGATATTTCCCGCTCACAAGTGTCGTGCGGGAAGGGTGGCAGACAGGCATCGAATAGCAGTGTTCAAAGCGGATTCCGTCATTGGCCAGTTTGTCCAGATGAGGCGTTTGATAGGATGTGCCACCGTAGCAGCCAAGAACTTCACGACCGACATCGTCCGCCAGAATGAAGACGATATTCGGCTGCGTTGAAGAGGCTTTTTCCAGTGCCCAACTTGCCGAGCCAGCTGAAATTGCGAAAAATAGCGGTAGGAGAGTTCGCAGAAGCTTGAGAGTCTGGTAATCAGACATAATAAGTCTTTCTGTTTTATGAATTGTCTGCAGTTGTCGTTTCTATTTTCAGTCGTAGATCAGTCAATGCCTGACCTACACCATATTGAGCGACGCAAAGGCTGACCGCGTCAGGTCCATGAGAAAGCACTCAAAATGAGGCTTTGAAAATCCGCTGAACCTGTAGCGAGAAACTTCGTTATCACTTATAATTAAGTTTTCCAGTATTAAACGCAATAGCCAGAAGAGAAGCCGTCATGGAATTTGCCGTCGTTGGTCAAGAGCAGGAAGTCTATGAAGATCCCTTGGATCTGATGGATGAAATTGAACAACTCAAAATCGAAAAGGATGCAAAAATCCTGGCACATTTCTATGTCGATGGAGATATTCAGGACATCGCCGACTACACCGGCGACAGTTTAAAGCTGGCACGTGATGCCGTTTCTATTGAAAGTTCGACCATCGTCTTCAGCGGCGTACACTTCATGGGAGAATCGGCCAAGATTCTCAGCCCGGAAAAAACGGTTTTAATGCCTGACCTGCAAGCAGGTTGCTCTCTTGCGGAAAGCTGTCAGGCCCCGGATTTGAAAGCGATGCAGGACAAACTCCGCGCGGAAGGACGTCAAATTCAGACGGTTGCTTACATCAATACGTCAGCCGCTGTGAAAAGTTTATGTGACTGGATTGTGACCAGTGGAAATGCCCGGGAAATTGTCGAACGAATTCCAGCCGATCAGGAAATTTTGTTTGTCCCTGATCAGCACCTCGGACGCTACCTAATGGAAGTGACCGGCCGGGAGATGATCCTGTGGCCAGGGTCCTGTATGGTTCACGAGATTTTCAGCCTGCAGGATATGCTGCGAGCCAAGAAGAATAATCCGGGGTCAGTCATTATTGCTCACCCGGAATGCCCGCAAAATATTCTGGAAGTTTCCGATTTCATTGGCGGCACCGAAAAGATGCGTCAGTATGTAGCTTCTGTCGAAGAGCCGACTAAGTTTCTGGTAGCGACCGAATCTGCAATGATTCATCCCCTCGAAAAAATTGCACCTCGGCACGAATATATCCCAGTCCCGGGAATCATGGAAAGCACAGGGGAAACCTGTGCCTGCAATCGCTGTCCTCACATGGCTCGTAATACATTGCAGAAAGTTCGGGACTGCTTGAAGCATGGCAAACCAGAAATTGTCTGGCAGGACTATTTTAATCAGGCTAAGGAAGTCCTCGAACGCAGCCTGCTGAAATAAATTCAGACCTGTGCCAGTACTTTGATAAACCGCCAAGACACTAAGACCGCCACTGACAACAGTTGACTCATCGTGGTCAAAAAAATAGATAATCCGTTATCATTTCAGTCATTCTGTCCATACGAGAGAATCGATCAGGAACTATTAACAACATGAAAATCAAATCGATTCCCGCACTCGTCGTGCTTTCAATGCTGATTGTCTTAAATGGATGTAGTAAACCAGCAGATCCTGTCAGCCCTGAGACGAATCCAGAAGGAACTTCCGCCAGTCAGGCTAAGCCAGTTCCATCTCCCGCTAAGATTCCTCAGAGCACGGACTCCACAGAGCTGACATACATTAATCATCTCTCGCAGGAGCAGATTGATGATGGAATCATAAATCTTTTTGATAATGAAACTCTATTCGGCTGGCATAAACAGAATGATGTGAATTGGTCAGTCGTTGACGAAACGATCACGGCCGACAGCGGCCCGATTGGACTGCTCCTAACAGACGTACCTTTCGCGGACTTTGAATTGACACTCGAATTTCGCATGACTCCCGGCTGCAATAGTGGCGTATTTATTCGATGTGCAAATGATCCGAAAAGCCCTGTCAAAGATTGCTACGAAATCAACCTGGCCGATGAACATCCCGAAGGTTTTCTCACCGGAAGTGTTGTCGGGCTCTCCAAGTTCGATCCAGGAGTTAAACTGGCAGACAATGCCTGGCATAAGTTGAGCATTCTTGCCAATGGCAGTTCCATCGAAATTACAATTGATGAGAAACACAAGAACCGATTCGATGAAACTCGTGAAAATGTTTTGCGAAGCGGGTTGATCGGCTTACAGAAAAATAGCGGTGAAGTCGCCTTTCGCAATATCCAGCTGAAACCCCTGCAGATGGATTCTTTCTTTACTGGAGAAGACTTGGCCGGCTGGCGGGAAGTGCCCGGTTCAAAGAGTGTGATCGATGTCGTTAAGCAGGAAATCCATGTCGTCAGTGGACCGGGATTCCTGGAAACTATCGAAACATTCGATGATTTCGTCCTGCAGTTTCAGGCGAAAACAAATGCAGAGGAATTGAATAGTGGCCTGTTCTTTCGGGCGATGACCGGGACTGAAGAAAATCCTTCTAATGGTTATGAGGTCCAGATACACAACGGATTTAAAGACGAAGATCGCAATCAACCCAAAAATGCCGGAACGGGCGCCATCTTTCGTCGTGTTGAAGCTCGCAGGGTCGTTTCCTCGGATTTGAAATGGTGTACGATTACACTGGTCGCATCAGGCCCGCACATTGCAACCTGGGTGGATGGTTATCCGGTCGTGAGCTGGGAAGATACCCGTGAGCCCGATGAAAATCCCCGCAAAGGCAAACGGCTCGAAGCTGGCCATCTCAGTCTGCAGGGGCACGATCCGACGACCGACCTCTATTTCAAGAACTTCAATATTTCCAACCTGCCTGAATAAATTGGGAGTTATCAGCGATACTCGCCGTGATATTAACTTTCGATTTCTGTGGCCAGCCGCCAGGCAATGTTACAGGTGTGTTCGAAACTTGGAATGTGTAGCCGTTCGTTGACGGTGTGTATTGCTTCCTGACCGCAACCAAGAGTGACGGTTGGAAAGCCGTGGGAAGCCATCCAGTTGGCATCCAGCCCGCCGTTGGAAATCCGTGTCGAGACTTCCAATCCTTCAGCAGTGACTGCATTCATGGCGGATTGCACAACGGGAGAAGATTCGTCCAACGCGAACGCATCGTATTTATTTCGAGATCCAAACTCGGTCGAACCATGTTCGCCACTTACATTGGAAATTGAATTCGCTGCATCGACGAACGCCTGCTGAATTGTATTAACAATTTCAACGCGAAATTCCGGATCATGACTTCGGGCTTCGGCTCGGAGTTCTAGATAATCTGTTACCACATTGGTCGCTGCTCCCCCCTGAATATAGCCAACATTACTCGTACCGGTGCCGTTAGATTTTTCAATCAGACCGAGCCATCCTTCTTCCTGCAGTTGAGAAATCGCTCGGCTGGCGATCACAATCGCAGAGATCCCATTTTCTGGATGGGCACCGGCGTGGCTGGCAATGCCATGGACCCGAATATCCATATGAGTATCGCCTGTTGCTCCCCGTATTACGGATTTTGGATCTCCTCCATCAAAATTGAAGCAGAGTTCTGGGCGTTTCAATTCCTCGGGATCGACAAAACGAGCACCAACCAGCCCAATTTCTTCTTGAATGGCCCAGAAAAAAGTGAGTGGGGGATGAGCGGGTTGTTCTTTCAGAATTCGCAAAAGTGTTGCCAGAACGACTGCGGCTCCAGAGCGATCATCGCCACCGAGAGCTGTTTGATTTGATTTCGAAATAATGTAATCGCCATCGATTTCAGGTATCGCACCAACGCATAGCGGTACAGTATCGACGTGAGCCATAAAGAGACGTCGAGGGGCTTTCACTGTCCCTGGTAAGGTGACAATCAGATTCCCGACTTCCCCGAATCCGGCTCGGACGTGGGCGTTGTCATAACAAATCTGTTCAGCGGATATTCCTGCGTTCTTAATCAGAGATTCAATTTCTGTCATCACTGCTCGTTCCTGGCCACTCATCCCGGAAATCTTCAGCAGTGCCATTAAGAGGTCGACATGGGAACTTACGGAGGCATCTCTCATTTTCGATTCCTATATAATCAGATAATGGGTCTGAAACCCTTGCATTCAGGCGACATCTACAGGTTCTTTGTATCCCTCTGGAAAATTTATCCAGAGCATACAGGCTTGAGGACTTCAGTCTGAACCGACGACTCAAACATTTCGGCAGCAGCCGATTGTAATTCAATTCCATAAAAAAAGCTCTCTTATGGTATCCCATAAAAGAGCAGATGTCATCAAAGTACTCACTGGCAATTAGGCTAGTACATACTTACCCGATTTTTCGTCACGAGTGATTTGTTCAGACTTATAGACATTCTGGTAAACAACATTTTTGAAGTTCGCACTACTGGACTGATAACCGGTTGCTTCGACCGCATCGGTCAGTTCGCTCAGGCCGAGTCCTTTCTTATTCTTTTTCAGGACTTCCAAAATGACTTCTTCAAGCGAACTTTCATTGCGAAAGCGGACACCGCCGCCTGAATCTCCACCAGACAAGCTGGCAATTTCCTGTTCTACCTTTTCAAGTTTTTCAAGAAGCTGTTCTCTGCGTTTGTGTAGTGAGTTTACTTTTCCCTGTTGTGCTTTTAATAGCCGTTGAATTTCTGCAACACTCATGTCTGTCTGGATGTCTACCATTGATTTTCTCTCCTGATTCTTTCTTAATATTACAAATGACCGATAGTCGGTTACATGACCTAAGTGGTTGTGATTATATGTCCCATAGATTGTTATTCATCGATATGTTTGAGTGACAAATAGATTCTTTATGCAAATGTGAATAATAAATTAACAATAGGATTTTTTATATCAAGTGTACATATTTACCACGAAATCAACAGGGTCAATATGACACATTAAATGTCTATAGTTACCAGTGTTATTATGTCCCCTCCTGATGGGGTTCAGCCTTTTTCATTATGGAAGGTCAAAGGGAATTAAGGTGTGAGTTTTATAAGTGCAAAATAATGTGAGAAAATCACAATCAAGTTTTCTGTGATTAACAATCTATATATCAATGTGGCACTTTGTCCATTGCTTCAGGGGTGTGGAAGGACTCTCGACTTTTAATTCTCGACCATAATCTATAATCTTTCGATCTGTCTGATTGGTTAGATTCATTCACAGGAACGGACTGAGCTTTTTTTAGAGCGAATGTGCCGAATTCAATAGCATTGAGGGTTATGGTGTCAACAATTCAAGAAACTTGGACAGCTGCCGATTCAGCTGAATTGTACGATATTGAAAGTTGGGGCAAGGGCTATTTCACCGTGAATGATGAGGGGCGAATTCAGATTCGTCCTAATAAAGGAGAAGCTGCAGTTGATTTACTCGAATTGACTGATCAGCTGAAATCTCAAGGGATTTCAACTCCAATTCTGTTTCGGTTCAGTGGAATTCTTCAGCAACGCCTCAAAGAAATCTATCAATCTTTCGATGCCGCAATTAAAGAGTATGACTACAACGCAACCTACACTTGTGTCTATCCGGTAAAAGTTAACCCGCAGCGACAGGTCGTCGAGGAAGTCGTCCGCTATGGTCGCGTCCATGGTGCTGGGCTTGAAGCGGGAAGTAAGCCTGAACTGCTTGCAGTGCTGGCTGTGGTCGATCGCGATACGCCTGTAATCTGCAATGGATTTAAGGATGCCAAATTCATCCAGACGGCTCTCCTGGCCCGTAAAATGGGTATGAATGTGACTCCAGTCGTAGAGCGACTCACAGAATTGAATTTGATTATCAGTCAGGCGAAGGAGTTGGGGGTACGTCCCAAAATCGGAGTTCGCGTGAAACTCGCATCTCGAGGAGCGGGAAAATGGCAGGAGTCAGCCGGCTATCAATCCAAATTCGGTTTGACGGTTAGTGAGTTGATGAAAGCGTTTGAGGATCTGGAAGCGGCAGGCATGCAGGACTGCCTGAGTTTGATGCACTTCCACTTTGGCAGTCAAATCACAAATATCAGTCGAGTCAAAACCGCTCTCATTGAAGCCTCACGAATTTATGTCGATTTAGCCAAGCGTGGTTCAGGGCTCGAATATCTGGATGTTGGTGGTGGATTGGGAGTCGATTACGATGGATCTCAATCGACATTTGAATCGAGCGTTAATTATACCCTTGAGGAGTACGCGCGAGATGTTGTGTACCACGTAAAAACTGTTTGCGATGAAGCGGGCGTGGCTCATCCGCATATCATTTCTGAAAGCGGTCGTGCACTCACGGCTTATCATAGTGTTCTGGTTTTTGATGTCCTGGGGACAACCGGGCCAGAAACTTATTCAGGACCTGATGAACTTCTCAAAGATGCCAAACCCCCTCTAGCGGAAATGATGGAAATCCGGGCAAGTTTGAATGCTCACAACCTGCGGGAGTCTTTTCACGATGCTTTGCAGCTGCTGGAAACCGCTTTGTCGCTCTTCAGCATGGGGCATCTACCACTGGATCAACGAGCCGCTGCGGAGAAGCTCTATTGGAATATCTGTGGGGAAATTCGAAACCTCTCGGCTGATTTAGAGTTTATTCCTGAAGAACTTGAAGGATTAAGCCGTTTATTAGCAGACACATACTTCTGTAACTTCTCCGTTTTCCAGTCACTTCCAGACAGTTGGGCGATCAAGCAGCTCTTTCCTGTCATTCCAATTCATCGACTTTCAGAAAAACCGGAGCGTCATGCGGTTCTGGGAGATATCACTTGTGATTCTGATGGAAAAATCGATCACTTTATAGGACAACGAGATGTCAAACGAACACTGCAACTCCATCACTTCAATGGTTCGCAATATTTATTGGGAGCATTTCTGATCGGAGCTTATCAGGAAATCCTGGGAGATCTGCACAACCTGTTTGGGGATACCAATACCGTTCATGTGACGGTGGATCACCAGGGAAAGCCAGTTATTCAAACGACGGTGGTGGGAGAAACAATTTCTGAAGTTCTGGACTATGTTCAATTTGATGGTCAGAATCTGCTGGGTCGTATGACCGCTTCTGCAGAATCTGCACTTCGGGAAGGTCGACTCACCCAACAGGAAGCCGACGATTTCATTCGTAACTTTCAACAGGGACTAGGTGGTTATACATATTTGGAATAATTCGTAATTAAGAAAATACGAATCTCCATTTCAGGTATTGCCTGTCCCAGTAATGATAATAGAAAATAATTTCATGAAGAGGGTGGGCATAATTGGAGGAGGACCAGGCGGACTTATGTCCGCTTATTTTTTAGAAAAGCTTTGCGATTCTCCTCTGGAAATCACTCTTTTCGAATTGTCTGATCGCCTGGGGGGAAAGATTACAACCCCCTGTTTCAAAAATTTTCCGCTGCAATATGAAGCCGGAGCAGCAGAGTTTTATGACTATGCTCACTTTGGCGAAGACCCATTAAAAGAACTGATCGCCGAACTCGGCCTTTCCATCAGTCCGATGGGAGGTTCTGCAGTGATTATGAATGGGCAGATACTGACCAATGCCGAAGATATCCGTGAGCATCTCGGCTATACTGCTCATCAGGAATTGCGAGCATTCGACCTGCGCGCCCGAAATATTATGATCCCAGATGAATTTTATCATTCGGATCATCCCGAAGGTTCACCCGATCAGGCAAACAATTATCCCTTCAGCGATTTGCTCTCAGAAATCCAGAATGAAGCGACTCAGAAGTATGTTCAAACTCTCATCCACAGCGATTTAGCGACCGAACCCTCGCTCACAAATGTTGCTTATGGGTTGCAGAATTATCTCATGAACGATGCCGATTATATGCTCCTGTATGGAATTGTCGGGGGGAATGAGCAGTTGCCTCGAGAACTTGCAGCCAGAATCCATGCCCAGTTAAAAATGCAACATCGGGTTAATCGCATTGGGAAGATCGGGCAGCAGTATCTTATCGAGTCAGAATTTGAAGGCCAGGTCTCAGAAGAACTCTTTGATACTGTGATTGTGGCGTTGCCACACAATAAGATTCCTTCAATAGTATTTGAGGGCGACTGCCTGTCTGAAGCTGTTCAAAAACATCATCAACAATATCACTTTCCTGCCCACTATTTAAGAATTACGATTCTGTTTGAAAAACCCTTCTGGCAATCCAAATTGAGTGATTCTTTCTGGATGCTGGATCAATTCGGTGGATGTTGTCTTTACGATGAATCGATGCGTCAGCCAGGTGGTGAGCATGGAATATTGGGCTGGCTGCTTGGAGGAGATGCGGCATTGGAGATGTCCGAATGGGACGATGAACGCCTCATTCAGGCCGCCTTGGACTCTCTCCCCGAATTTTTACAGGACGGACGTAGCAACTTTCTCGAAGGGGCGGTGCATCGTTGGCCAGCCTCGGTCAATGGAATGCCAGGTGGTGGAGTGCAATGGAATCATGACCGACGGCATCTTCCTGAACCGGTGAACCATCCTCATCTGTTCTTTGTCGGGGATTATCTCTTCGATTCTACTCTGAACGGTGTTCTGGACTCGGCTCATTACGTCGCCTCCTGGATCGCCACTCTTCTGCATGAATATCATTTGAATTCGACTGCCTGATAACCTTTCTATTGGCATTCTACACCTTGACTCATTGGAACTTTTGAAATGTCGTTGCTTAAAAAAATACTGGAATGTTTGCCGGAGGAATCGCGAATTGAGAAAATCAAATTTGTTCCTCGGGAGACCAATTGTTTGAATGAGCTTTTTCAGTTTCCTGTCGCTATGAACCGGAAAGCGATTTCTGTTTCCCCGGAGGAAATTCAATCAGAAGAATCCGATCTGACTTTGCTCGTCGTTCCGTCAAGCATTTCGCTGGAGATGGAGAAAGTGACGGCGATTCGCGAATGGGTCGAAGGAGACAATCATGCGACCGAGCCAATCAGTTTGATGCTCAGCCTTCAACACGTTCAGATCCTATGGTCGCCAAACCGTATTGCGATCGTGGCAGAAGCGAAACGTGTTGAGACTGTTCAGAGGGCGATGATTGAAGCCTCCTTTTATGTCTCAGAGTTAATGAATATCGAGTTTGAAATTAGTCAGCGCTGGCCGCAACTTGAAGAGGACATCCCGATTGCGTTTCAATACGACCAAAAACTGATTGGCAAGAAAAAGGAATTGATGCAGAAATTCCAGTCGATCTATTCGTTTCGGGC from Rubinisphaera italica includes the following:
- a CDS encoding sulfatase-like hydrolase/transferase — translated: MSDYQTLKLLRTLLPLFFAISAGSASWALEKASSTQPNIVFILADDVGREVLGCYGGTSYQTPHLDKLANDGIRFEHCYSMPVCHPSRTTLVSGKYPRNNGYPAWGSYPDNLESKTFAQILKRAGYKTAIAGKWQLCMMNKKRDHAARLGFEQSSLFGWHEGARYHDPFIYQNGELLEGTEEKYGPDLYVDFLIDFIEKNQQGPFFAYYSMALCHDVTDDLKEPVPYGPRGRYDNFAEMADQMDEEIGKLIAALDRMKLRENTLILFTTDNGTPKKSKLTYDENGKFTYENVVSEFHGAMIPGGKGDLTDWGTRVPLIANWTGHIEGDQVCDDLIDFSDFLPTFAEIASADLPEDLTLDGQSFAKRITSGIASPRQWVSAEGRGNKYFYKDHTWKLYKDGRFFNCEKDPFEKKPLNVTELEEDAEATYSALSKLISNSDEIKE
- the nadA gene encoding quinolinate synthase NadA, with protein sequence MEFAVVGQEQEVYEDPLDLMDEIEQLKIEKDAKILAHFYVDGDIQDIADYTGDSLKLARDAVSIESSTIVFSGVHFMGESAKILSPEKTVLMPDLQAGCSLAESCQAPDLKAMQDKLRAEGRQIQTVAYINTSAAVKSLCDWIVTSGNAREIVERIPADQEILFVPDQHLGRYLMEVTGREMILWPGSCMVHEIFSLQDMLRAKKNNPGSVIIAHPECPQNILEVSDFIGGTEKMRQYVASVEEPTKFLVATESAMIHPLEKIAPRHEYIPVPGIMESTGETCACNRCPHMARNTLQKVRDCLKHGKPEIVWQDYFNQAKEVLERSLLK
- a CDS encoding 3-keto-disaccharide hydrolase — protein: MKIKSIPALVVLSMLIVLNGCSKPADPVSPETNPEGTSASQAKPVPSPAKIPQSTDSTELTYINHLSQEQIDDGIINLFDNETLFGWHKQNDVNWSVVDETITADSGPIGLLLTDVPFADFELTLEFRMTPGCNSGVFIRCANDPKSPVKDCYEINLADEHPEGFLTGSVVGLSKFDPGVKLADNAWHKLSILANGSSIEITIDEKHKNRFDETRENVLRSGLIGLQKNSGEVAFRNIQLKPLQMDSFFTGEDLAGWREVPGSKSVIDVVKQEIHVVSGPGFLETIETFDDFVLQFQAKTNAEELNSGLFFRAMTGTEENPSNGYEVQIHNGFKDEDRNQPKNAGTGAIFRRVEARRVVSSDLKWCTITLVASGPHIATWVDGYPVVSWEDTREPDENPRKGKRLEAGHLSLQGHDPTTDLYFKNFNISNLPE
- a CDS encoding M20/M25/M40 family metallo-hydrolase, whose amino-acid sequence is MRDASVSSHVDLLMALLKISGMSGQERAVMTEIESLIKNAGISAEQICYDNAHVRAGFGEVGNLIVTLPGTVKAPRRLFMAHVDTVPLCVGAIPEIDGDYIISKSNQTALGGDDRSGAAVVLATLLRILKEQPAHPPLTFFWAIQEEIGLVGARFVDPEELKRPELCFNFDGGDPKSVIRGATGDTHMDIRVHGIASHAGAHPENGISAIVIASRAISQLQEEGWLGLIEKSNGTGTSNVGYIQGGAATNVVTDYLELRAEARSHDPEFRVEIVNTIQQAFVDAANSISNVSGEHGSTEFGSRNKYDAFALDESSPVVQSAMNAVTAEGLEVSTRISNGGLDANWMASHGFPTVTLGCGQEAIHTVNERLHIPSFEHTCNIAWRLATEIES
- the speA gene encoding biosynthetic arginine decarboxylase produces the protein MVSTIQETWTAADSAELYDIESWGKGYFTVNDEGRIQIRPNKGEAAVDLLELTDQLKSQGISTPILFRFSGILQQRLKEIYQSFDAAIKEYDYNATYTCVYPVKVNPQRQVVEEVVRYGRVHGAGLEAGSKPELLAVLAVVDRDTPVICNGFKDAKFIQTALLARKMGMNVTPVVERLTELNLIISQAKELGVRPKIGVRVKLASRGAGKWQESAGYQSKFGLTVSELMKAFEDLEAAGMQDCLSLMHFHFGSQITNISRVKTALIEASRIYVDLAKRGSGLEYLDVGGGLGVDYDGSQSTFESSVNYTLEEYARDVVYHVKTVCDEAGVAHPHIISESGRALTAYHSVLVFDVLGTTGPETYSGPDELLKDAKPPLAEMMEIRASLNAHNLRESFHDALQLLETALSLFSMGHLPLDQRAAAEKLYWNICGEIRNLSADLEFIPEELEGLSRLLADTYFCNFSVFQSLPDSWAIKQLFPVIPIHRLSEKPERHAVLGDITCDSDGKIDHFIGQRDVKRTLQLHHFNGSQYLLGAFLIGAYQEILGDLHNLFGDTNTVHVTVDHQGKPVIQTTVVGETISEVLDYVQFDGQNLLGRMTASAESALREGRLTQQEADDFIRNFQQGLGGYTYLE
- a CDS encoding flavin monoamine oxidase family protein; the protein is MKRVGIIGGGPGGLMSAYFLEKLCDSPLEITLFELSDRLGGKITTPCFKNFPLQYEAGAAEFYDYAHFGEDPLKELIAELGLSISPMGGSAVIMNGQILTNAEDIREHLGYTAHQELRAFDLRARNIMIPDEFYHSDHPEGSPDQANNYPFSDLLSEIQNEATQKYVQTLIHSDLATEPSLTNVAYGLQNYLMNDADYMLLYGIVGGNEQLPRELAARIHAQLKMQHRVNRIGKIGQQYLIESEFEGQVSEELFDTVIVALPHNKIPSIVFEGDCLSEAVQKHHQQYHFPAHYLRITILFEKPFWQSKLSDSFWMLDQFGGCCLYDESMRQPGGEHGILGWLLGGDAALEMSEWDDERLIQAALDSLPEFLQDGRSNFLEGAVHRWPASVNGMPGGGVQWNHDRRHLPEPVNHPHLFFVGDYLFDSTLNGVLDSAHYVASWIATLLHEYHLNSTA